DNA sequence from the Candidatus Rokuibacteriota bacterium genome:
CTTTTCGCCCGCCAGCATGCCGAAGACCGCGCCTGCCATGAGCCCCGCCCCGCCCGGGTAGTTGTGGTAGAAGAGTCCGCCCACCAGCTCGCCCGCCGCATAGAGGCCCGGGATCGGACGGTCCTCGGTGTCGAGGGCTTCCGCGCGCGTGTTGATCCGTAGGCCGCCGAAGGTGAAGGTGATCCCACAGGTCACCGCGTAGCCGACGAAGGGGGGCGAGTCGAGAGGGAGCGCCCAGTTGGACTTCGGGGGCGTGATGCCCTTCGTGCATTTGCCGTCCAGGATCGCCGGGTTGAACGGGCCGGGCTGGACCGCCGCGTTGAATTCGCGGACGGTTCGGACGAGCCCCACCGCGTCGATCTCGAGCTTCCGCGCCACCTCCTCGATCGTGCCGGCTTCCGCCTTGGTGACCTCGCGGATGCGGTACTCCTCCCGCAGGAGCGGAACCGTCTTCTGGTCGAAGATCTGAAAGGCGGCGCGCTGGGGTTGCTTCAGGATCTCGCGGCCGTACTTGGCGTAGGTGTAGTTGCGGAAGTCTGCCCCCTCGTCGAGGAAGCGCTCGCCCTTGACGTTGACGACCACGCCGAGCGGGTAGGAATGCTTCTGGAAGAGGTCACCCACGCGGCGATCGCCAAAGGGCGGGGCGTTGAGGTCCCAGGCGACGGCGTGGCAACCCGACCAGTGGCCGTAGGGCTGGGCGCCGATCTCGAGCGCCATGCGGATCCCGTCGCCGGTGTTGTGCCGGGTGCCGCGGACGCGCGCCAGCTCCCAGTCCTGGCCGAGATAGCGGGTGCGCCACTCGGGGTTGGCCTCGAAGCCGCCGGACGCCAGCACGACCGCGCGCGCGGCGAGTTCGCCGAAGCCCGCCGGCCCGCGGTACGCGAGGCCGCGGATCGCGCCCCGCTCGTCCAGGAGGAGGCGCGTGGCCTTGGTCTCGTAGCGGACCTCGATCCCGAGCGCCGCCGCCCGATCGTAGAGCGCCTGGACCAACCCGGGTCCGCCCCCGACGGCCTCCACGGTGAGCCCGCCCCAGAAGCGGTGGGTGGTCCCGACCTTGAAGGACTGGCGCCCGAACATGAGGATCCAGCGGATGCCGTGGCTCCGCATCCAGACCACCGTCGGGCGCGAGCGCGTGATGAGGACGTCGGCGAGGTCCTGGTCGGCGAGGTTCTCGCTGAGGCGCATCAGGTCATCGTAGAAGTTCTCTTCGGTGTACGGCGGAACCTCGACCGACGCAGCCTCCCCCGGGGTCAGGTCGGGGATGACGTCCTTTCGGAGGTCCTCGAGCCCACCGTGGACGAAGCGGAAGCCGCCCGCGGTGAAGAACGAGTTCCCACCCCGCTGGGGCTCGGGGGCTTTCTCGAGGAGGGCGACGCGCGCGCCGCCGTCCCGCGCCGCGAGCGCGGCGCAGAGCGCCGCGTTGCCGCCCCCGACCACCACGACGTCAGCGGCGCCGTCGGTCATCGCTCACCCGACGATGTCTTCGCCGCCGTCGACCCCGATGACGTTACCGGTGACCCAGTAGGTGTCCGGGTGCGAGAGCACGACGACGGCACGGGCCACATCCTGGGGCGTCGTGAGGCGTCCGTGGGGGTTGCGACGGGCGGCATTCTGGAAGAGCTGGTCGCTCCCCGGGATCTTGGTCGAGGCCGGTGTCACGGTCACCCCGCCGCGGATCGCGTTGACCGTGATGCCCCGCGGGGCCAGTTCCAGGGCGAGCTGTCTCACGTGGGACTCGAGCGCGGCCTTGGCCGCCGACACCGGACCGTAGGAGGGCAGGACCCGCGTGCCGCCCGCGGAGGTCATGGCGAAGATGCGACCGCCGTCGGCCATGAGCCCGCGGACGACCACTTCCTGGGACCAGTAGACGAGACTGTGCGCCATCACGTCCAGTGTCATGTCCATCTGGGCCTGGCTCACCGCTTCCTTCAGCGGCTCGATTACGTACGGCTTGAGCGTCCCGAAGGCGAGCGAGTGGAAGAGCACCCGGAGCGTTCCCGGTGTGTTTCGTTCCGCGAGGGTGCGCTCGATATGTTCGAGGACCTCGGTCCGCTTTTCGGGGTCCGCGGCGTTCATGTTGAAGAAGGAGGCCTCGCGGCCCAAGGCTCTGATCTCGGCGCCGATCCGCTCGACGTTGGCGGCGGTCGCCTTCCGGTCGAGGTGGACGCCGAAGATGTCGAGCCCGGCGCGCGCCAGCGCGAGGCTCGTTGCCTCACCGAAACCCGAGGACGCGCCCAGCACCAGGGCCCACCCGCTCAGCTGGATCGGTGAGGCGTCCATGCGTGGTTGCATCCTAGCCCGGCCGCGCGTCAGATGATCAGACCGGGGAGCAGTGTCCCGGCCAGCGCGTCCGGCCCGCCAGGTGGGACAGGAGGAAGCCCGGGGTTGGGAGCGGCGAGGGGTTGAGCCAGTGCAGCGCGTCGAGCCAGAATCTGGACGGCGGCGCCCCCGGGCGGCGTAGCGGAAGGAGCGAGGAGCGCCGGGAGCTGGTCCATGGGCATGCTGATTGTAACACGCCAGAAAAAGGGTGGCATGGGGGCGGGTCGTTGTCTACAATTGGGGTGAGTTGTATGGAGAAGACCGCGGGGATTGTCCTGATCGGCAACGAGATCCTCTCGGGAAAGATCGTCGACGCCAACGCCGCGTATCTCTGCCGGGAGCTCCGCGCCCTGGGCGTGGCGGTCCGCCGCATCGCGGTGATCCCTGACGAGGTGGACGTGATCTCGCGGGAGGTCGCCGAATGCAGTCGCGCCTACGACTTCGTGTTCACCTCGGGCGGGGTCGGTCCGACCCATGACGACGTCACCATCGAGGGGGTTGCCCGGGCCCTCGGCGCCGAGGTCGTCCGGGACCCGCGCCTGGTCGCGCTGCTCGAGCGGTACTCCAAGGGCAGACTCAACGCCGCGCGCCTCAAGATGGCCGAGGTGCCCGCGGGCGCGGAGCTCGTGACCGGCGACTCCCTGGCCTTCCCCGGCGTCGTCGTCCGGAACATCTACATCCTCCCCGGTGTGCCGGAGATCTTCAGGCAGAAGTTCGAGGCGATCAAGGATCGCTTCCGCGACACGCCGTACTTCCTCAGGAGCGTGTTCGTGGGGATCGGAGAGGGGACCCTGGCCGATGTTCTAAACGACCTGCTGCAGGCCTACCCGCGCCTGATGCTCGGCTCGTACCCGGAGTTCTTGAACCCGGAGTACAAAGTGAAGGTGACGCTCGAGTCCAAGGATCGGGCCTACCTGGACCGGGCTCTCGCAGATTTCCTCAGCCGGCTTCCCGCGGAGGCCGTGGTGAGGGTCGAGTGAAGGCGGATGCGTCCGGGCTGAGACGATGACGGAGAGCGGCGAAGATCGGCGCCTCGAAGAGCTGATCGCTTCGCTCCGGGCGGTCCACGAGGGCCAGCAGGCCCTCGTGCAGGAGCTCAGGCTTCTGCAGCAGGAGATCCGGGCGCTGCGAGAGGAGCTCGGGGCTCGGGCGGTCCGGGCGGAGGCGCCTGTGGCGCCCGCCCCGGTTCCGGCGCCGGAGCCGACGCGCCGGGTGGTGGCGCCCCCGCAACCGAAGCGGGCGTGGCGCGAAGGCTTCGCGAGCGTCCTGGCGAAGGTTCCGCGACCGTTCGGCGAGGTCCCCCGATCGCTGCTGGAACGCACCTGGCTCCTCGCGCTCGTTGTGGGCGTGCTGGTCGTCGGGGCCCGCGAGCTGAATCTTTTCCAGCCAGTCGAGGTCCTGGCCGAGTACCCGAAGGGGTGGGTCCGGCCTGACCAGAGCCGGGGCGGGGTCGTAAAGCAAGTCGTGGTGGTTGCGATTGATGATGAGTCCGTGGCGAAGCTCGGTGAGTGGGGCGCGCGCTGGCGCGGCCATCACGGGCAGCTGTTGAAGATCTTGGCTGAGGACGGCGCCCGGTCAGTGGGGTTCGATGTGCTGTTCAGCGTGCCGAACGCCGAGCACGACCCGCCGTTTCTCGAAGGCATCCGTCATGCCCGGTCGAAGGGCACGGGGGTTGTGGTAGGCATGTCGTATGACACCAGGCAGGAGCGGTTACGCTACCCGGCTTCGCCGGTGCGGGAGGCGGTGACGGAGGTGGCCTCGGTCTATCTTCAGCCGGACCGGGTCACCAACCTCATCCGCTACGTGTCGATGTTCCAGCCCGACGGTGCCGCGGGAGGCGAGGTCATGCGCCTCGTGCCGGCCTTTTCCGTCGCAGTGGCGCTGGCGGGGGGGAAGCGGCTGGAGGACTTTCCCCGCTACCGCGAGGGCCTTGTGCCCATTGAGTACGCCGGCCCATCCAGCAAGACCTTTCAGATCATTCCGTACGCGGACGTCTACGAGACGCGTTTTCCACCCGGCAGCTTCAAGGGGAAGTACGTGCTGGTCGGCATGTTTCGCGAGGCGTCCAAGGATTTCTTCGACACGCCGGTGGAGAGCCAGATGCCGGGGGTGGTGATTCACGCCAACGCGCTCTACACGCTTCTGCGCGGTGTCGCACGGCCGATCGAGTTTCCGTGGAGCGCCGTGGTGATCTTTGCCGTGGCGAGCGTCGCGGCCATCATCTGTGGCCGCTTTCGCCGGACCCCGCGAGTGGTCCTGGTGGCGGCGCTGGTAGTCGGCTACTGGGGCCTCGCGATCAGCCTGGGCTTGATGCGGAACCCCGTGAGCCTGGAAGTCATCCCGGCGACGGTGGCAGCGGGCCTGGTCTGGGCGAGCGTGACCGCGAGGGAGAAGATCGTCGCGATGCGAGAGCTGCGGCGGTCGTTGGGCCTGCCAGAGGAGGCTGTCCGCCGGCTGGAGCAGGACCGCGCCTTCCAGCAGGGGACCCTGGGAAAGCGCGTGACGATCCTCGCCTCAGACGTCAGGAACTACTCGGCCTTCTCTTATTCCCACCCGCCGACCCACGTGCGCCAGATCATGACCGAGTACCAGCAGATGGTGGAGCGGGTCGTCTACCGGCACGGCGGGTACGTGAACAAGTTTGTCGGCGACGCGGTCGTGGCGGTCTTCGGCTATCCGATGTACGAGGAGGCGACCGGACTCCGCACCATCCTCGCCGCGAAAGAGATGCGGGAGGGTCTGGCCGGGCTCGTCGAGAAGTGGAAGCGAGAGAACCGGGAAGGCATCACGGACATCCGCATCGGGATCAACACCGGGCTCGTGAGCATCAGCTACCTTGGCTCGGCCAAGAAGCAGCTCGACGTGATGGGGGACAACGTGGATCTGGCTGCCCGGCTCGAGAGCGCTCAGGGGGAGTTCGACTGCCTCGCGCTGCTCGGGCCGACGACCTACGAGGAGGTCAAGCACCGCATCCGGAGCCGCACCGTCCCGGTCACGCTCAAGAACCGGCCCGATGTGCCGCAGGCTTTCACGTTCGATAGGCTCGTCGATGAGGTCGTGGCGGTCGGCAGGCCGGCGGAGGCTTGACCCCGGCATCAAAATTGGAAGCCGTACCGCAAAATTTGTAGGACAGCGGGGGCCTTTTGGACCGGTGGTTGCCGAGTCGAGCCGGGATGGGAACCGTATATAAAATACGATGTTATCCAATATCCCGGGTGGGCATTGCGGTCGGGGAGCCGGGCGCGAGCGCCGGTGCAAAGTGGCGTGAACTTTGCTCACCTACCAGTCCGGGAGTGCGGATGAGCGTGATTGGTGCGATGATTCCAGCGTCATGGGAGGGTTGATCATGAAGAAGTGGTTCGGGGTCTCGCCGATCATTTTTCTCCTGGTCGCCTTCGTCTGCGGGCAGGCCTGGGCGGCGACGCCGATCGGGAAGATCGTCGGAATCGTTGAGGGAGACAAGGCGGTCGAGACCGCATCGGACGCGAAAGTCTTTCGCGCGGCCAGTCAGGAGTGGGTGCCGAGCAAGAAGGGCCTGGCGCTGTTCGAGAAGGACGAGATGAAAACCGGCGCGGCGCGCATCCGCGTCGAGTACGTCGACCGCAGCGGTGAGGTCCTGCTCCAGGCCAACACGCACCTGAAGCTCCTGCCGAAGGCAGCCAAGGCCGGAAAAGGGGTGCAGGTCGCGGCCGGCGAGATCTTCAGCACGGTCAAGGGCCAGTTCAACGTTGTCGGAAAGGGCGTCAACGGGGCCGTCGAGGGAACGAAGTTCGACGTGATGGTGTCGGCCGACCGCACCACCATCACCGTCCTGGACGGCGTCGTTCGCGTCTCGAACCGGGCTGGCGACGTCCGGGTCAAGGCGTTGGAGCAGAGCGAGGGGAAGGTCGGCGTGCGGCCGACAGCCCCTGCGCGGGCCCCTGAGTCCGAGATCGCGCGGATCATCGAGTGGACCGCGAGCCTCAAGTCGTTCACCCAGACGGTGCTCGTGGTCAAGGCCAACTACCGTGATGCGTCGCGGCGGAACGAAGACTTCAAGCGCTACTCGCTGGTGCTGACGCTGAACCCCCAGAACGTCGAGGCTCGGCGGGGCCTGGGCAACGTGCACATGGACTGGGGTGAGTACAACGTGGCGCTGGGACACTTTCAGGCCGCGCTCAAGCAGGATCCCAAGGACGTGACGTCGCTCCACAACATGGGTCTCGTCTACGCTCAGCTCGGCCAGCACGCGAAGGCGGCGGAGCGGTTCAGAGAGGCGATCCGCCTGGACCCCTCCAACGCGATCGCGTACAACAGCCTGGGGCTCGCCCTCAACGCACTCGGCTCCTACGAGCAAGCAGCCAAAGAGCTCGAGAGGGCGGTGAGCGTGCGTCCGGATTTCCCCGAGGGCTACAGCAACCTCGGCCTGGTGTACCTGGAGCTCAAGCGTCCGGAGGTCGCGATTCAGACCCTGGAGAAGGCCGTGACGCTGGATCCGAAGTCAGCGCACGCCCACAATAACCTCGGCCACGCCTACTACCGGATCAAGGCCTATGACAAGGCGATCCAGGAGTTCCGGCGTGCGATCGACCTCGATCCGGCGTTCTACGCCCCCCATGAGAACCTCGGCGTCCTGTACACGCAGCGCGGCGAGTACTCGCAGGCGATCGCCGCGCTTGAGACCGCGTCCAGGCTCGCGCCGGACGTGGCCTCGATCCCGAAGAACCTCGGGGTCGTGTCGCTGGGCCTCAAGGACTACGCGAAGGCGGTCGGGCAGTTCCGCGAGGCACTCCGGCTCGATCCGAAGAACGCGCACGCGCGGCTGAACCTCGGGAACGCGTACTTCCAGCAGGAGCAGTTCACGACGGCGCTGACCGAGTACGAGGCGGCGGCGAAGCTCGCCCCGAACGATCCCGACACCCACGAGAACATCGGCCATGCCCAGTTCCAGCTCGGGCAGCACGGGGCCGCGCTGGCGTCCTATCAGAAGGCGGTGACGCTCGGCTCGCGTAACCTCTCGCTGTTCCGCGGCCTGGGCAACGCCTATGCGACGCTCAAGGACTACCGGAAGGCCATCGCCGAGTACCGGAAAGCCCTGGAGGTGGACGCGCGCGACCTGCCGTCGCTGATCAACCTCGGCTGGATGCAGTATCAGGTCGGCGAGTACCGCGAGAGCGTGGCCACGAGCCGACGGGTTACCGAGATGGCGCCCGACCACCCGGCGGCCTGGTACAACCTCGCGCTGGGTCACCTGCGTCTGGGCGACTTCGACGCCTCGATGCGCGCCTTCGAGACCGCCTTCGCGAGAGACGCGCAGCGCGTCTTCGTGCGCGAGGTCGTCGCCGATCTCGCCCAGGCGGTGAAGGACGATCCGAGCCTGAAGTGGGGCCACTTCGCGCTGGGCCTCCTCCACATGCACCTGGCCCAGCGGCCCGAGGACGCGATTCAGGCCTTCGAGACCTTCATCCGGGAAGGGGGGACCGGGAAGTGGGTTGAGCAGGCCCGCGCCCGGCTGAAGCAGCTGGCGGTGTCCAAGCAGTAAGCCGCCGAAGCGCACAGCGACGCGAACGCGCCGCACCGCCGGCACACGGCGGTGCGGCGTTTTTTTTGTCGAGCGCTCAGCCGGGCGAGCCGTGGGGGCGTGTGACTTGTCCGCCCGCGTCCGGGAAGACCGATCCGATGAAGCGGGCCCACGCAGCCCAGTAGTCGCGGCCCCCGACGAGGTACGTGTCGTTGTGGTGGGCGCCGCGGATCGTGTAGAATGCCTTCGGTTCAGGAGCCGCCTCGAAGAGGCGGCGCCCGTGTTCGTGGGGGACGACCTCGTCCGCGTCGCCGTGGAGGATCAGGAGCCGGGAGCGAAGCTGGCCGATCCTCCCGAGGGAGTCGTACCGGCTCTTGAAGAGCAGCCCGGCGCCCGGGAGCACCCGGTTCGCCATCGCCGCGACGGACAGGAACGGGGTCTCGAGGATCAGCGCCGGCGGCGGCGGCGCGGCCAGGGCCAACTCGACCGCGACCGCGGCTCCCAGCGATCTCCCGAAGTACACGATCCGCTCGGCGGACGGGCCCTCGCGGATCAGCGCGGCGCGCGCGGCGCGCGCGTCCCGGTAGAGCCCGGCTTCGCCCGGACGTCCGTCGCTCCGGCCGTAGCCACGGTAGTCGAAGATGAAGACGCCGAGGCCGAGGCGGCGGTGGATTTCCCGGATGTTGTCGAGCCGGTGGCTGATGTTGCCGGCGTTGCCGTGGCACCACAGGAGCGTGATCGGGAGGCGGCCGGGAACGTACCAGCCGTGCAGGCGCACGCCGTCCTCGGCCTCGAACCACACGTCGCGATAGGTCAAGCCCATGGTCTCCGGTGAGCCGATCAGCTCGCGGCTGGGGACGTAGATCAACGCGCGCTCCACCGTCTCGCGGCACCCCCACATGAGCACGCCGACCCCGAGCAGGATGAGCGCCCACTTCATCGCATCTCCCATACTACCCTAGCGCCGCCGCGACCTCAGGGACATGCGCCAAGGGAAGCTCGGTGGGATGCTCTTGGGGGTGGGCCTCGTGGCGGCGGCGCTCTACTTTGTCCGGCTCGGACAGGCCCCGTTTGTGGATCCACCGGAGGGACTCCACGCCGCCGTCGCGCGGGAGATGGTCGTGCTCGGCGACTGGATCACGCCGCATTTCAACGGCGTCCGTTACTTCGACAAGCCGCCGCTCCTCTACTGGTTGACGGCCGCCGGGTTCTGGATAGTGGGCCCGTCGGAGTGGGCGGCCCGCTTCTGGTCGGCGCTGGCCGCCGTCGGCACGGCCTTCCTCACGGCGTGGCTGGGGACGCGGGTGGGGTCCGAGCGGCTCGGGCTCATCGCGGGCCTGATCGTCGTCGCCAACCTGGAGGTGTTCCTCTTCGGCCGCTTCGTGAAGCCGGACCTGATCTTCGTCTTCCTGATCCTCCTCGCCTACACCGGGTTCATCCTGGCGTACGGCGGCACCGCGCGCTGGCCGCTGCTCGTCTGCTACGGGGCGCTGGGGGCCACCGTGGTGGCCAAAGACCTGCTCGGCGCCGTGGGGCCGCTGGTCGTCTTCGGCGTCTTCTTCTTCGTGATCCGGGAACGGCCCGCCGCGGCGCGCTGGTTCCCGTGGGCCGGCCTCGGCATCCTCGCCCTCATCGCGATCCCGTGGTACGCCGCGGTGGAGTGGAAGAACCCCGCCTTCCTGTGGTACACGGTGGTGGACAACCACATCTTGAACTTCACGCGCCAGCGCGTCTTCCCCGACGAGGACGTGCCGCTCACCGCCGCCGAGTTCGTCGGCGTGACCGCCGTCGGATTCTTCCCCTGGAGCCTCGCGCTCCCGTGGGCGCTCGCCCGCGCGTTGCGGGCTCCCTGGCAGAGCTGGGAGGCGCGTGTCTGGCTCCTCCTGGGACTCTGGAGCGCGCTGGTCCTGGCCTTCTTCACGTTCTCGCCGTTCAAGCTCCCCCATTATGGCTTGCCCGCCTTCCCTGCTATGGCCCTGCTCGTGGCCAAGATCTGGGACGACGCGCTCGCCGGAGGTCCGGGCGCGCCGTCCACCCGGGCGCTCCTGGTGCCGCCGCTGATCGTGCTGGCGGGGCTGGCTGCCCTGTGCTTTGTCGCCTGGCGCGGGCAGGTCACGCTCCCGTCGGGCACCCTGTCGCTCGTCGACCTCTACAGCCGAAACCTGGGGGCGCGCGGGCAGAGCGCGCCGTTCATCCCTTACGAGCAGATCCGTCCCCTGATGGCGACCCTGGCGTTGGTCTTCGGCGCGGGGAGCCTCGGCATCGCGGTCGCGGTGTGGCGACGGCTTCCCCGCGTCGGCCTGGGCGTACTGCTCGGGGTGATGGTGGCGTTCCTGCCGGTGACCGTGGAGGGGCTGACGCACTTCGCACGGGCTCGCTCGGTGTTGCCGATCGTCATCGTCCTCAAGCAGACCGCCGGCCCGCAGGACCTCGTGGTGCACGAAGGGGCCCTCGAGAACAGCGGTAGCCTTGTCCTGGGCCTCGACCGGCCCGTCAGGATCGTGGACGGGTTGCAGTCCAATCTGGCGTTCGGCGCGACGTTTCCCGAAGCTCGTGAGATCTTCTGGAGCGCTGATTCCCTGCGGCGGGCCTGGGCCGGGCCCGCGCGGGTGTTCCTCGTCTCCGTCGTGAAGCCCGATCGGAGCGTGGTCCGCAATCTTCCTCCGGGCAGCGTGCGCCTCTTGCTCAGGGTCGGCGGGCGCTGGCTCTACACGAACCGCTGACGGCTCGCGAAGGCACGGTAGAAGCGGGCGTTGGCCGCTTCGACCTCTTTGACGTCGTCCGCGGGCATCATTCCGCGTCCTCCGGGTACGAAATCACCACCTCGGCACCGTCCACCACCACGCGAAGCGGTGTGAGGGAGGCACCCGGGCACGGGCCGGCGACGCAGAGGCCGGTCGCCGGCTCGTACACGGCGCCGTGGGTGGCACAGATCAGGTGGCGGCCGTCCTCGGTGAAGAACTCATTGGGCCACATGTCCAGGGGCGTGCCCACGTGGGCGCAGCGGTTGACGTAGGCGTAGAAGCGACCGTCGTGGTTGATCACGAACCCATCCACGGTCCTGTCACCCCGGCGGAGTTTGAACTTGGCCGACTGGCCCGGCGGGAGCGCGCCGACGGGCAGGCGCCACTGGCGGTCCTCGGTCATTGATACGGCCTCGTACGGGTGGGGGAGACCCTAGCAGAATGCGTGCCCGAATTCAATCTGGTAGGATGAGACGATCATGCTTGCCGTCGAGGCGCACGGGCTGACGAAGACCTTCCGCGGTGGGGCGCTTTCGCGCCGGACGACCACGGCGCTTGCGGGGGTGAGCCTGGCCATCCCGTGCGGGACGATCTTCGGGCTGCTCGGCCCCAACGGCGCGGGGAAGACCACCCTCATTTCGATCCTGGCGACGCTCCTCCTGCCGGATGGGGGGCGGGCGACGGTGCTGGGTCACGACGTCGTCCGCGAGGCGGGCCGGATCCGTCGCCGGATCAACATGGCGAGCGGCAACGCGAATTTCCTCTGGAGCCTCCGGCCGCCGGAGATCCTGGGCTTCTACGGGCGCCTCTACGGCCTTCACGGACGGGCCCTCCGTCGGAAGGTCGAGGCGCTGATGGACCTCTGCGAGCTCGAGAGCCACCGGCGGGTCCCGTACAACGAGCTCTCGACCGGGATCAAGCAGCGCCTGAGCCTGGCCAAGTCGCTCCTCAACGATCCCGAGCTCCTGTTCCTCGACGAGCCGACCCTCGGCCTCGACCCGGACATCTCGA
Encoded proteins:
- the tcuA gene encoding FAD-dependent tricarballylate dehydrogenase TcuA; translation: MTDGAADVVVVGGGNAALCAALAARDGGARVALLEKAPEPQRGGNSFFTAGGFRFVHGGLEDLRKDVIPDLTPGEAASVEVPPYTEENFYDDLMRLSENLADQDLADVLITRSRPTVVWMRSHGIRWILMFGRQSFKVGTTHRFWGGLTVEAVGGGPGLVQALYDRAAALGIEVRYETKATRLLLDERGAIRGLAYRGPAGFGELAARAVVLASGGFEANPEWRTRYLGQDWELARVRGTRHNTGDGIRMALEIGAQPYGHWSGCHAVAWDLNAPPFGDRRVGDLFQKHSYPLGVVVNVKGERFLDEGADFRNYTYAKYGREILKQPQRAAFQIFDQKTVPLLREEYRIREVTKAEAGTIEEVARKLEIDAVGLVRTVREFNAAVQPGPFNPAILDGKCTKGITPPKSNWALPLDSPPFVGYAVTCGITFTFGGLRINTRAEALDTEDRPIPGLYAAGELVGGLFYHNYPGGAGLMAGAVFGMLAGEKAATYSKAA
- a CDS encoding SDR family oxidoreductase, encoding MDASPIQLSGWALVLGASSGFGEATSLALARAGLDIFGVHLDRKATAANVERIGAEIRALGREASFFNMNAADPEKRTEVLEHIERTLAERNTPGTLRVLFHSLAFGTLKPYVIEPLKEAVSQAQMDMTLDVMAHSLVYWSQEVVVRGLMADGGRIFAMTSAGGTRVLPSYGPVSAAKAALESHVRQLALELAPRGITVNAIRGGVTVTPASTKIPGSDQLFQNAARRNPHGRLTTPQDVARAVVVLSHPDTYWVTGNVIGVDGGEDIVG
- a CDS encoding competence/damage-inducible protein A; amino-acid sequence: MEKTAGIVLIGNEILSGKIVDANAAYLCRELRALGVAVRRIAVIPDEVDVISREVAECSRAYDFVFTSGGVGPTHDDVTIEGVARALGAEVVRDPRLVALLERYSKGRLNAARLKMAEVPAGAELVTGDSLAFPGVVVRNIYILPGVPEIFRQKFEAIKDRFRDTPYFLRSVFVGIGEGTLADVLNDLLQAYPRLMLGSYPEFLNPEYKVKVTLESKDRAYLDRALADFLSRLPAEAVVRVE
- a CDS encoding adenylate/guanylate cyclase domain-containing protein, with the translated sequence MTESGEDRRLEELIASLRAVHEGQQALVQELRLLQQEIRALREELGARAVRAEAPVAPAPVPAPEPTRRVVAPPQPKRAWREGFASVLAKVPRPFGEVPRSLLERTWLLALVVGVLVVGARELNLFQPVEVLAEYPKGWVRPDQSRGGVVKQVVVVAIDDESVAKLGEWGARWRGHHGQLLKILAEDGARSVGFDVLFSVPNAEHDPPFLEGIRHARSKGTGVVVGMSYDTRQERLRYPASPVREAVTEVASVYLQPDRVTNLIRYVSMFQPDGAAGGEVMRLVPAFSVAVALAGGKRLEDFPRYREGLVPIEYAGPSSKTFQIIPYADVYETRFPPGSFKGKYVLVGMFREASKDFFDTPVESQMPGVVIHANALYTLLRGVARPIEFPWSAVVIFAVASVAAIICGRFRRTPRVVLVAALVVGYWGLAISLGLMRNPVSLEVIPATVAAGLVWASVTAREKIVAMRELRRSLGLPEEAVRRLEQDRAFQQGTLGKRVTILASDVRNYSAFSYSHPPTHVRQIMTEYQQMVERVVYRHGGYVNKFVGDAVVAVFGYPMYEEATGLRTILAAKEMREGLAGLVEKWKRENREGITDIRIGINTGLVSISYLGSAKKQLDVMGDNVDLAARLESAQGEFDCLALLGPTTYEEVKHRIRSRTVPVTLKNRPDVPQAFTFDRLVDEVVAVGRPAEA
- a CDS encoding tetratricopeptide repeat protein, which codes for MKKWFGVSPIIFLLVAFVCGQAWAATPIGKIVGIVEGDKAVETASDAKVFRAASQEWVPSKKGLALFEKDEMKTGAARIRVEYVDRSGEVLLQANTHLKLLPKAAKAGKGVQVAAGEIFSTVKGQFNVVGKGVNGAVEGTKFDVMVSADRTTITVLDGVVRVSNRAGDVRVKALEQSEGKVGVRPTAPARAPESEIARIIEWTASLKSFTQTVLVVKANYRDASRRNEDFKRYSLVLTLNPQNVEARRGLGNVHMDWGEYNVALGHFQAALKQDPKDVTSLHNMGLVYAQLGQHAKAAERFREAIRLDPSNAIAYNSLGLALNALGSYEQAAKELERAVSVRPDFPEGYSNLGLVYLELKRPEVAIQTLEKAVTLDPKSAHAHNNLGHAYYRIKAYDKAIQEFRRAIDLDPAFYAPHENLGVLYTQRGEYSQAIAALETASRLAPDVASIPKNLGVVSLGLKDYAKAVGQFREALRLDPKNAHARLNLGNAYFQQEQFTTALTEYEAAAKLAPNDPDTHENIGHAQFQLGQHGAALASYQKAVTLGSRNLSLFRGLGNAYATLKDYRKAIAEYRKALEVDARDLPSLINLGWMQYQVGEYRESVATSRRVTEMAPDHPAAWYNLALGHLRLGDFDASMRAFETAFARDAQRVFVREVVADLAQAVKDDPSLKWGHFALGLLHMHLAQRPEDAIQAFETFIREGGTGKWVEQARARLKQLAVSKQ
- a CDS encoding alpha/beta hydrolase, whose amino-acid sequence is MKWALILLGVGVLMWGCRETVERALIYVPSRELIGSPETMGLTYRDVWFEAEDGVRLHGWYVPGRLPITLLWCHGNAGNISHRLDNIREIHRRLGLGVFIFDYRGYGRSDGRPGEAGLYRDARAARAALIREGPSAERIVYFGRSLGAAVAVELALAAPPPPALILETPFLSVAAMANRVLPGAGLLFKSRYDSLGRIGQLRSRLLILHGDADEVVPHEHGRRLFEAAPEPKAFYTIRGAHHNDTYLVGGRDYWAAWARFIGSVFPDAGGQVTRPHGSPG
- a CDS encoding glycosyltransferase family 39 protein, with amino-acid sequence MRQGKLGGMLLGVGLVAAALYFVRLGQAPFVDPPEGLHAAVAREMVVLGDWITPHFNGVRYFDKPPLLYWLTAAGFWIVGPSEWAARFWSALAAVGTAFLTAWLGTRVGSERLGLIAGLIVVANLEVFLFGRFVKPDLIFVFLILLAYTGFILAYGGTARWPLLVCYGALGATVVAKDLLGAVGPLVVFGVFFFVIRERPAAARWFPWAGLGILALIAIPWYAAVEWKNPAFLWYTVVDNHILNFTRQRVFPDEDVPLTAAEFVGVTAVGFFPWSLALPWALARALRAPWQSWEARVWLLLGLWSALVLAFFTFSPFKLPHYGLPAFPAMALLVAKIWDDALAGGPGAPSTRALLVPPLIVLAGLAALCFVAWRGQVTLPSGTLSLVDLYSRNLGARGQSAPFIPYEQIRPLMATLALVFGAGSLGIAVAVWRRLPRVGLGVLLGVMVAFLPVTVEGLTHFARARSVLPIVIVLKQTAGPQDLVVHEGALENSGSLVLGLDRPVRIVDGLQSNLAFGATFPEAREIFWSADSLRRAWAGPARVFLVSVVKPDRSVVRNLPPGSVRLLLRVGGRWLYTNR
- a CDS encoding Rieske (2Fe-2S) protein produces the protein MTEDRQWRLPVGALPPGQSAKFKLRRGDRTVDGFVINHDGRFYAYVNRCAHVGTPLDMWPNEFFTEDGRHLICATHGAVYEPATGLCVAGPCPGASLTPLRVVVDGAEVVISYPEDAE
- a CDS encoding ABC transporter ATP-binding protein is translated as MLAVEAHGLTKTFRGGALSRRTTTALAGVSLAIPCGTIFGLLGPNGAGKTTLISILATLLLPDGGRATVLGHDVVREAGRIRRRINMASGNANFLWSLRPPEILGFYGRLYGLHGRALRRKVEALMDLCELESHRRVPYNELSTGIKQRLSLAKSLLNDPELLFLDEPTLGLDPDISIRLRAQIAALRRDRGTTILLTTHYMREAEELCDEIAFIKSGRILALGTTEQLKRQIRLGDVITLQLDGGAWAELGDLPGILGCVSKDGRVECTVDSAARRLPAILRWLHEQNVSVRDVDVREPDLEEVFVELAK